One genomic region from Planctomycetia bacterium encodes:
- the metB gene encoding cystathionine gamma-lyase, with protein sequence MEFRTRAIHVGQDRDPATGAVVPPLHVASTFVQPDASMTAAYDYARTGSPTRHNFERTLADLDGGARALAFASGMAATHCATLLLAPGDHIVTGTDIYGGTWRLFNRVLADRGIAVTAVDTSDTDAVARAMTGGTKLVWIESPGNPLLSITDIAACARIAHAAGALLACDATLATPVLTRPLEHGADIVMHSATKYLGGHSDLLGGALVVRDADLGSRLHWLQNATGAVLGPLESFLCSRGLKTLELRVHAQSATALDLARWLAAQPRVRRVLYPGLPAHPGHELAARQMQGGFGGIVSFEIDGSVADARRVVESTRLFQLAVSLGAAESLIELPAVMSHGSYDPAARRACGIADGLIRLSVGLEAAADLRADLAAALAAAG encoded by the coding sequence ATGGAATTCCGCACCCGGGCGATCCACGTCGGCCAGGACCGCGATCCCGCCACGGGCGCCGTCGTGCCGCCGCTCCACGTCGCCAGCACGTTCGTGCAGCCCGACGCCTCGATGACGGCGGCCTACGACTACGCCCGCACCGGCAGCCCGACGCGGCACAACTTCGAGCGGACGCTCGCCGACCTCGACGGCGGCGCGCGGGCCCTGGCCTTCGCCTCGGGCATGGCGGCCACGCACTGCGCCACGCTGCTCCTCGCCCCCGGCGACCACATCGTCACCGGCACCGACATCTACGGCGGCACGTGGCGGCTCTTCAACCGCGTTCTCGCCGACCGCGGCATCGCCGTCACGGCCGTCGACACCTCCGACACGGACGCCGTCGCCCGGGCCATGACCGGCGGCACGAAGCTCGTGTGGATCGAGTCGCCGGGCAATCCCCTGCTCTCGATCACCGACATCGCCGCCTGCGCCCGGATCGCCCACGCCGCCGGCGCCCTGCTGGCCTGCGATGCCACGCTCGCCACGCCGGTGCTGACGCGACCGCTGGAGCACGGCGCCGACATCGTCATGCACTCGGCCACGAAGTACCTCGGCGGCCACAGCGACCTCCTCGGCGGCGCCCTCGTCGTCCGCGACGCGGACCTCGGCAGCCGGCTCCACTGGCTGCAGAACGCCACCGGCGCCGTGCTCGGGCCGCTGGAGTCGTTTCTCTGCAGCCGCGGCCTGAAGACGCTCGAACTGCGCGTCCATGCCCAGTCGGCGACCGCGCTCGACCTCGCCCGCTGGCTCGCAGCGCAGCCCCGGGTGCGGCGCGTGCTGTATCCCGGCCTGCCCGCTCATCCGGGGCACGAACTGGCGGCCCGGCAGATGCAGGGCGGCTTCGGCGGCATCGTCAGTTTCGAGATCGACGGCTCGGTGGCCGACGCCCGGCGGGTCGTCGAATCGACGCGGCTCTTCCAGCTGGCGGTGAGCCTGGGTGCGGCCGAGAGCCTGATCGAGCTGCCGGCGGTGATGTCGCACGGCTCCTACGACCCGGCCGCGCGCCGCGCCTGCGGCATCGCCGACGGCCTGATCCGGCTCTCGGTCGGACTCGAGGCGGCTGCCGATCTCCGCGCCGACCTGGCTGCCGCCCTCGCCGCCGCGGGCTAG
- a CDS encoding sodium:proton antiporter — MLVSAQAAHATPHAADGTGAADGHAADRAAAAPHAGADHAGAAPPPFTVLPFALLLAAIAILPLAPGLSHWWEHNSSKLLVAGLLAAVTLGYYVFVHRQPVDLHFPAHAVVAPAAAGPSWATAAAVLANALLAEYVPFIVLLFALYVITGGVRIEGDLAATPTVNAAFIAAGGLAASFIGTTGAAMLLIRPLLETNRERRIVAHTVVFFIFVVCNCGGLLLPIGDPPLFLGYLEGVDFLWTLSLWKPWLLTNGLLIAIYWAWDTFFAHPREEARDIIRDQRLAGALRITGLWPNAVLMAGVIAAVALLDPSKSLPGTDWHPWIFLREAVLLALVGLSLFFGNRETRRLNGFNYGAIIEVAALFVGIFICMQPALALLHEHGASLGIDSPRAFFWATGSLSSVLDNAPTYLVFFKAAGIDPRDGLAGQEAARLAAISLGAVFLGAMTYIGNGPNFMVKAIAEQTGVKMPSFFGYILYSLGVLLPVFVLVSVLFL; from the coding sequence TTGCTCGTCTCCGCACAAGCGGCCCACGCGACGCCCCACGCGGCGGACGGCACGGGAGCCGCCGACGGCCACGCCGCCGATCGCGCGGCCGCGGCGCCGCACGCCGGGGCCGACCATGCCGGCGCGGCACCGCCGCCGTTCACTGTCCTTCCCTTCGCGCTGCTCCTGGCGGCGATCGCCATCCTTCCGCTCGCGCCCGGCCTGTCCCACTGGTGGGAGCACAATTCGAGCAAACTCCTCGTGGCCGGACTGCTGGCGGCCGTCACGCTCGGCTATTACGTGTTCGTCCACCGCCAGCCGGTCGATCTCCACTTCCCCGCCCATGCGGTCGTGGCCCCGGCCGCGGCCGGCCCGTCGTGGGCCACGGCGGCCGCCGTGCTCGCCAACGCCCTGCTCGCCGAGTACGTCCCCTTCATCGTCCTCCTGTTCGCGCTGTACGTCATCACCGGCGGCGTGCGGATCGAGGGCGACCTCGCCGCCACGCCGACGGTCAACGCCGCCTTCATCGCCGCCGGCGGTCTGGCCGCGAGCTTCATCGGCACGACCGGCGCGGCGATGCTCCTCATCCGGCCGCTCCTGGAGACCAACCGCGAGCGCCGGATCGTCGCCCACACGGTGGTGTTCTTCATCTTCGTGGTCTGCAACTGCGGCGGCCTGCTCCTGCCGATCGGCGACCCGCCTCTGTTTCTCGGCTACCTGGAGGGGGTCGACTTCCTCTGGACGCTCTCCCTCTGGAAGCCGTGGCTGCTGACCAACGGCCTGCTCATCGCCATCTACTGGGCCTGGGACACGTTCTTCGCCCACCCGCGTGAGGAGGCTCGCGACATCATCCGCGACCAGCGGCTCGCCGGCGCGCTCCGCATCACCGGGCTCTGGCCCAACGCGGTCCTGATGGCGGGCGTGATTGCCGCCGTCGCCCTCCTCGATCCCTCCAAGTCGCTGCCCGGCACCGACTGGCACCCGTGGATCTTCCTGCGCGAGGCGGTGCTCTTGGCGCTCGTCGGCCTGTCGCTGTTCTTCGGCAACCGCGAGACCCGGCGATTGAACGGCTTCAACTACGGCGCGATCATCGAGGTGGCGGCGCTGTTCGTCGGCATCTTCATCTGCATGCAGCCGGCGCTCGCCCTGCTCCACGAGCACGGGGCGAGCCTGGGGATCGATTCGCCGCGGGCCTTCTTCTGGGCCACCGGGTCGCTGTCGAGCGTCCTCGACAACGCCCCCACGTACCTCGTGTTCTTCAAGGCCGCCGGCATCGACCCGCGGGACGGGCTCGCCGGACAGGAGGCAGCCCGATTGGCCGCGATCAGTCTCGGCGCCGTATTCTTGGGGGCGATGACCTACATCGGCAACGGGCCGAACTTCATGGTCAAGGCGATCGCCGAGCAGACGGGGGTCAAGATGCCGAGCTTCTTCGGCTACATTCTTTACAGCCTCGGCGTCCTCCTGCCGGTGTTCGTTCTGGTCTCCGTGCTCTTCCTGTAA
- a CDS encoding glycerol-3-phosphate dehydrogenase, with protein sequence MTEDRPIVVLGAGINGAAIARELALSGASVVVVDAADIASGSTAWSTRLIHGGLRYLEYGEFALVRESLAERDLLVRLAGHLVRPLSFCLPIERRLGGLRAAAARFVGLESLARRWASRTGRGSIAVSIGLTLYDLLASGAGWPRHRMLSSRAADLPAIDTGRFPFVATYADAQLLWPERFTVELLVDARSAAAAAGVPFTVHTRARARVQPDGAIVVESIVDRAPIGTLRPAAIVNATGAWADRTLAGFCDTPGADAHQRLIGGTKGSHLVIRSAALRRALHERGVYAEAGDGRPVFVLPFGPELVLVGTTDIPFSGDPASARADDAEIDYLLAATARLFPAVTPTRDDVQQHYCGVRPLPSTSRAGTPASITRRHMLVRDPQARLPTWSVVGGKLTTCRSLAESAALHILPAIGRTVRGSSRDRPLPGSFAVPVAAESAGQPSGCASHAATMQDVVTTTTTAALGAGFGEADAARAAASLVALFGSRAPDVFAARADAAPPRLITGTSLPLAAVGFCVREEWAATVDDLVERRLMLAFDPALSAAAIRDVAGELARLGRLPAADIAAAADACIMTLTSRYDRRLNPLT encoded by the coding sequence GTGACTGAAGACCGCCCGATCGTCGTCCTCGGGGCCGGCATCAACGGGGCCGCGATCGCCCGGGAACTTGCCCTGTCCGGGGCGTCCGTCGTCGTCGTCGACGCGGCCGACATCGCGTCCGGCTCGACCGCCTGGTCCACCCGGCTCATCCACGGCGGCCTGCGCTACCTCGAATATGGCGAGTTCGCTCTGGTGCGCGAGAGCCTCGCCGAACGGGACCTGCTCGTGCGGCTCGCCGGCCACCTCGTGCGGCCGCTCTCCTTCTGCCTGCCGATCGAGCGCCGGCTCGGCGGCCTGCGGGCCGCCGCCGCCCGGTTCGTGGGGCTCGAGTCGCTGGCCCGGAGGTGGGCCAGCCGCACCGGCCGCGGCAGCATCGCCGTTTCCATCGGCCTCACGCTCTACGACCTGCTCGCCAGCGGCGCAGGCTGGCCCCGCCACCGCATGCTGTCGAGCCGCGCAGCCGACCTGCCGGCGATCGACACGGGCCGGTTTCCGTTCGTCGCCACCTACGCCGACGCGCAGCTCCTCTGGCCGGAGCGGTTCACCGTCGAGCTCCTCGTCGATGCGCGGTCGGCCGCGGCAGCGGCCGGGGTCCCCTTCACGGTGCACACGCGGGCCCGGGCACGCGTTCAGCCCGACGGCGCGATCGTCGTCGAGTCGATCGTGGACCGTGCTCCGATCGGCACGCTGCGCCCCGCGGCGATCGTCAACGCCACGGGGGCCTGGGCCGACCGCACGCTCGCCGGGTTCTGCGACACTCCCGGGGCCGATGCCCACCAGCGGCTCATCGGCGGCACGAAGGGGAGCCACCTCGTGATCCGCTCGGCCGCGCTGCGCCGGGCCCTGCATGAGCGGGGCGTGTATGCCGAGGCGGGCGACGGCCGGCCGGTGTTCGTGCTCCCTTTCGGCCCGGAACTGGTGCTCGTGGGCACGACCGACATCCCTTTCAGCGGCGACCCGGCCAGCGCGCGGGCCGACGACGCGGAGATCGACTACCTGCTGGCGGCGACCGCCCGGCTGTTTCCGGCCGTGACACCGACGCGGGACGACGTGCAGCAGCACTACTGCGGCGTCCGACCGCTGCCCTCCACATCGCGAGCCGGCACGCCCGCCTCGATCACCCGGCGGCACATGCTCGTCAGGGATCCGCAGGCTCGGCTGCCGACATGGTCGGTGGTCGGCGGCAAGCTGACGACCTGCCGCAGCCTGGCCGAGTCGGCGGCGCTGCACATTCTGCCCGCGATTGGCCGCACCGTCCGCGGCTCCTCCCGCGACCGCCCCCTGCCCGGAAGTTTTGCTGTGCCGGTGGCGGCGGAGTCCGCCGGGCAACCGTCAGGATGTGCGTCACATGCGGCGACGATGCAGGACGTCGTCACCACGACCACCACAGCGGCTCTCGGCGCCGGCTTCGGCGAGGCGGATGCGGCACGGGCGGCCGCCAGCCTCGTTGCACTTTTCGGCAGCCGTGCCCCGGACGTGTTTGCGGCTCGCGCCGACGCCGCGCCTCCGCGGCTGATCACCGGCACGTCGCTGCCGCTCGCGGCCGTCGGCTTCTGCGTTCGCGAGGAGTGGGCCGCGACGGTCGACGACCTCGTCGAGCGCCGGCTGATGCTTGCCTTCGACCCGGCCCTCTCGGCCGCGGCGATCCGCGACGTGGCCGGTGAACTCGCCCGCCTCGGCCGATTGCCCGCGGCCGACATCGCTGCAGCCGCCGACGCCTGCATCATGACGCTGACATCACGCTACGACAGACGCTTGAACCCCCTCACGTGA
- the metB gene encoding cystathionine gamma-synthase, translated as MPTTNASEPAAGTPAAPGAQSSLTPCPGLSTVAVHAGEAREKPGHSLTDPIFASSTYTFRDTQSIIDFIEEDQPREEYGRYGNPGERVVERKLAALEGGEMGVLFSSGMAALVGLLMTHLNAGDEIIFFDECYHRSREFCRKHLTRFGVAFREVKTCDYEALEAAISPRTRFIVSESPTNPHLSVVDVARFAEIGRRRGVLTLIDATLCTPYNLRPLEAGVDFVLHSATKYLGGHNDLLAGAVIGSRELLEPVRRLRGIMGGVNSPHNAYLLERGLKTLALRMERHNANGLALARFLESHPRVEKVYYPGLESHPYHAIAARTMRGCGGLVTFLVRDADWRATADVVDAVRIPRIGPSLGGVESLIEQPLVMSYWNYTPAERAGFGIPDTMIRVACGIEDTADLVADFAQALDRG; from the coding sequence ATGCCGACCACAAACGCCTCCGAGCCAGCCGCCGGCACGCCGGCCGCCCCCGGCGCACAGTCCTCCCTGACGCCGTGCCCCGGCCTCTCGACCGTCGCCGTGCATGCCGGCGAGGCCCGCGAGAAGCCCGGGCACTCGCTCACCGACCCGATCTTCGCCTCCTCGACCTACACCTTCCGCGACACGCAGTCGATCATCGACTTCATCGAGGAGGACCAGCCGCGCGAGGAGTACGGCCGCTACGGCAACCCCGGCGAGCGGGTCGTGGAACGGAAACTCGCGGCCCTCGAGGGGGGCGAGATGGGGGTCCTGTTCTCCAGCGGCATGGCGGCCCTCGTCGGCCTGCTCATGACGCACCTGAACGCCGGCGACGAGATCATCTTCTTCGACGAGTGCTACCACCGCAGCCGCGAGTTCTGCCGCAAGCACCTGACCCGGTTTGGCGTCGCCTTCCGCGAGGTCAAGACCTGCGACTACGAGGCGCTCGAGGCGGCGATCTCGCCGCGGACGCGGTTCATCGTCAGTGAGTCGCCGACCAACCCGCACCTCAGCGTCGTCGACGTCGCCCGGTTCGCCGAGATCGGCCGGCGCCGCGGCGTGCTCACGCTCATCGACGCCACGCTCTGCACCCCCTACAACCTCCGGCCGCTGGAGGCGGGCGTCGACTTCGTGCTCCACTCGGCCACCAAGTATCTCGGCGGCCACAACGACCTCCTCGCCGGCGCCGTGATCGGCTCGCGCGAGCTGCTCGAGCCGGTCCGCAGGCTCCGCGGCATCATGGGGGGCGTCAATTCGCCGCACAACGCCTATCTGCTGGAGCGCGGCCTGAAGACGCTGGCGCTGCGCATGGAGCGGCACAACGCCAACGGCCTCGCCCTCGCCCGGTTCCTCGAGTCCCACCCGCGGGTCGAGAAGGTCTACTATCCCGGCCTCGAGAGCCATCCCTACCACGCCATCGCCGCGCGGACGATGCGCGGCTGCGGCGGCCTCGTCACGTTCCTCGTCCGCGACGCCGACTGGCGGGCCACGGCCGACGTCGTCGACGCGGTGCGCATCCCGCGGATCGGCCCCAGCCTCGGCGGCGTCGAGTCGCTCATCGAGCAACCGCTCGTCATGAGCTACTGGAACTACACGCCCGCCGAGCGGGCGGGCTTCGGCATCCCCGACACCATGATTCGCGTCGCCTGCGGCATCGAGGACACGGCCGACCTCGTGGCCGACTTCGCCCAGGCGCTCGACCGCGGGTGA
- the rnd gene encoding ribonuclease D has protein sequence MSSARRPRDDFEIVTSEQQFHDLVDRLSHQPHVAFDTEFVSEHTYRSQLCLLQVAAPGILAVVDTLAVRDLQPFWRLLAEPGRTTVVHAGREEMGFILQAIRARPAALFDVQVAAGLVDHDYPAGYASIVRRFLGLATGKGETRTDWRQRPLTQAQLQYAVDDVRHLEELWQRLQNQLASLGRTAWMAEEMAAWQDDVEESFVRKRWRRVAGLNGLSRRELAIARELWHWRDEIAEERDMPPRRVLRDDLLVELCKRKSADPQQISAIRGMQRSDLRHILKGIAEAIARGLELPDEECPGGERHRAPPPQLAMLGQFLATAIAGACRQMHLAPALVGTASDMRDLLAHKLGYFDDDRRPLLASGWRAEAVGTIVDDLLAGRASLRIGDVRAHDPLVIDRGDSR, from the coding sequence GTGTCCTCCGCCCGCAGACCTCGCGACGATTTCGAGATCGTCACGTCCGAGCAGCAGTTCCACGACCTCGTGGACCGGCTCTCCCACCAGCCGCACGTCGCTTTCGACACCGAGTTCGTGTCGGAGCACACCTACCGCAGCCAACTCTGCCTCCTGCAGGTGGCCGCCCCGGGGATCCTCGCGGTCGTCGATACGCTGGCCGTCCGCGACCTCCAGCCCTTCTGGCGGCTCCTCGCCGAGCCGGGCCGGACGACCGTCGTCCACGCCGGCCGCGAGGAAATGGGGTTCATCCTCCAGGCGATCCGCGCCCGGCCGGCGGCGCTGTTCGACGTCCAGGTGGCGGCGGGGCTCGTCGACCACGACTATCCCGCCGGCTACGCCTCGATCGTCCGCCGCTTCCTCGGCCTCGCGACCGGCAAGGGGGAGACGCGAACCGACTGGCGGCAGCGGCCGCTGACGCAGGCCCAGTTGCAGTACGCGGTGGACGATGTCCGGCACCTCGAGGAGCTCTGGCAGCGGCTGCAGAACCAGCTCGCTTCGCTCGGTCGCACGGCCTGGATGGCCGAGGAGATGGCGGCCTGGCAGGACGACGTCGAGGAGTCGTTCGTCCGCAAGCGCTGGCGCCGCGTGGCGGGGCTCAACGGCCTGTCGCGCCGCGAGCTGGCGATCGCCCGCGAGCTCTGGCACTGGCGCGACGAGATCGCCGAGGAACGCGACATGCCGCCGCGCCGCGTGCTTCGCGACGACCTGCTCGTCGAGCTCTGCAAGCGGAAGAGCGCCGACCCGCAGCAGATCTCCGCCATCCGCGGCATGCAGCGGTCCGACCTCCGGCACATCCTCAAGGGGATCGCGGAGGCGATCGCCCGCGGCCTGGAACTGCCCGACGAGGAGTGCCCCGGCGGCGAGCGGCATCGCGCGCCCCCACCGCAGTTGGCCATGCTCGGCCAGTTCCTCGCCACGGCGATCGCCGGTGCCTGCCGGCAGATGCACCTGGCCCCGGCGCTCGTCGGCACCGCCTCCGACATGCGCGACCTGCTGGCCCACAAGCTCGGTTACTTCGACGACGACCGGCGGCCGCTCCTGGCCTCGGGCTGGCGGGCCGAGGCGGTGGGCACGATCGTCGACGATCTGCTCGCCGGCCGGGCCAGCCTGCGGATCGGCGACGTCCGCGCCCACGATCCGCTCGTCATCGACCGCGGCGACAGCCGCTAG
- the rho gene encoding transcription termination factor Rho, translating into MDSEGMRPPEAEPEVGENGEPIPLEPGAGVLEMHPNGYGFLRTADTNYIRERTDPFVPATMIDRYRLREGVFIKALVQPGRRQQGPRVREIQEVEGMAPDLYSNVKMFDQLTPINPETWLRLETGQQPITTRVMDLLTPLGKGQRALIVAPPRTGKTVLLQQVSQAVSTNHPELSLVMLLVDERPEEVTDMRRSVKGEVLASSLDCDVESHVRLSQLVIERCKRMAETGKDVFLLMDSITRMARAFNKWVGNTGRTMSGGVDIKALDIPKKLFATARVFEEGGSLTIVATALIDTGSRMDELIFQEFKGTGNMELVLDRKLADRRVWPAIDISQSGTRREEKLLDPNTLHAVNMLRRTLSSMHHVDAMEQLTKQLAKFKSNREFISLIASSRGDE; encoded by the coding sequence ATGGACAGCGAGGGCATGCGGCCCCCGGAGGCCGAGCCCGAGGTCGGCGAGAACGGCGAGCCGATTCCGCTGGAGCCGGGTGCGGGCGTGCTGGAGATGCACCCCAACGGCTACGGGTTCCTGCGCACCGCCGACACCAACTACATCCGCGAGCGAACCGATCCATTCGTGCCGGCGACGATGATCGATCGCTACCGGCTGCGCGAGGGGGTATTCATCAAGGCCCTCGTCCAGCCCGGCCGGCGGCAGCAAGGCCCGCGGGTGCGCGAGATCCAGGAGGTCGAGGGCATGGCCCCCGACCTGTATTCGAACGTGAAGATGTTCGACCAGCTCACGCCGATCAATCCCGAGACGTGGCTCCGGCTGGAGACCGGCCAGCAGCCGATCACGACCCGCGTCATGGACCTGCTCACGCCGCTCGGCAAGGGGCAGCGCGCCCTGATCGTGGCCCCGCCGCGGACCGGCAAGACCGTGCTCCTCCAACAGGTCTCGCAGGCGGTCTCCACCAACCATCCCGAGCTGAGCCTCGTCATGCTGCTCGTCGACGAGCGTCCCGAGGAGGTGACCGACATGCGCCGCTCGGTGAAGGGAGAGGTGCTGGCGAGCAGCCTCGACTGCGACGTCGAGAGCCACGTCCGGCTCTCGCAGTTGGTGATCGAGCGCTGCAAGCGGATGGCCGAGACGGGCAAGGACGTGTTCCTGCTGATGGACTCGATCACGCGCATGGCGCGGGCCTTCAACAAGTGGGTCGGCAACACCGGCCGAACGATGTCGGGCGGCGTCGACATCAAAGCTCTCGACATTCCCAAGAAGCTCTTCGCCACGGCCCGCGTGTTCGAGGAGGGGGGCTCGCTGACGATCGTGGCCACGGCCCTGATCGACACCGGCAGCCGGATGGACGAGCTGATCTTCCAGGAGTTCAAGGGCACCGGCAACATGGAACTCGTCCTCGACCGCAAGCTCGCCGACCGGCGGGTCTGGCCGGCGATCGACATCTCCCAGTCGGGCACGCGGCGCGAGGAGAAGCTGCTCGATCCGAACACGCTCCATGCCGTGAACATGCTGCGTCGGACGCTGTCTTCCATGCACCACGTGGATGCCATGGAGCAGCTGACGAAGCAGCTGGCGAAGTTCAAGAGCAACCGCGAGTTCATCTCCCTGATCGCCAGTTCGCGGGGCGACGAGTGA
- the glpK gene encoding glycerol kinase, whose product MTTIAPPTPAIPTRCVLAIDQGTTSSRAILFDAGGLPLATAQEEFAQHARTCAGPDGADLGIVEHDAEDIWRSQLACCRRVLETAGIPATQVAAIGVTNQRETTILWDKASGRPVAPAIVWQSRVSAPICRRLEAEGLGPEVTRRTGLRLDPYFSATKIMHLLETVPGLRERCARGDVLFGTVDTFLIWRLTGGRVHATDPTNASRTLLYDIHRREWSVDLCKACGVPVAMLPEVRPSSGDFGTVDPALLGAPIPIAGCAGDQQAAAFGQGCVSDGKAKTTYGTGAFLIFSTGDRPVTSGRGLLTTLGCPAAAGGPPTYALEGSVFLAGGLVGWLRDGLGLVAKAADIEPLAAGVPDSGGVVIVPALTGLGAPHWDPHARGLIIGLSRATHRGHIARAALEAIACSVADVVECMEADAGRPLDRLRVDGGATANDLLMQLQADVLGRPVDRPAVLETTALGAALLAGMASGVYASAESVAAARRVERSFTPVADAAARTRLRERWADAVGRSRGWAAPGRPG is encoded by the coding sequence ATGACGACAATCGCGCCCCCGACGCCCGCCATCCCTACCCGCTGCGTGCTCGCGATCGACCAGGGCACGACGTCGAGCCGGGCGATTCTCTTCGACGCCGGCGGCCTGCCGCTGGCGACGGCGCAGGAGGAGTTCGCCCAGCACGCCCGCACCTGCGCCGGCCCCGACGGCGCGGACCTGGGGATCGTCGAGCACGACGCCGAGGACATCTGGAGGAGCCAGCTCGCCTGCTGCCGGCGCGTCCTCGAGACGGCGGGCATTCCCGCCACGCAGGTGGCGGCGATCGGCGTCACGAACCAGCGCGAGACGACGATCCTCTGGGACAAGGCCAGCGGCCGGCCCGTGGCGCCCGCGATCGTCTGGCAGAGCCGCGTCTCGGCGCCGATCTGCCGCCGGCTCGAGGCGGAGGGGCTCGGGCCCGAGGTCACGCGCCGCACCGGCCTGCGGCTCGATCCCTACTTCTCGGCGACGAAGATCATGCACCTGCTGGAGACGGTGCCCGGCCTGCGGGAACGCTGCGCGAGGGGAGATGTCCTGTTCGGCACCGTCGACACGTTTCTCATCTGGCGGCTGACCGGCGGCCGCGTGCACGCCACCGATCCCACCAACGCCAGCCGCACGCTGCTCTACGACATCCACCGCCGCGAGTGGAGCGTCGACCTCTGCAAGGCCTGCGGCGTGCCGGTGGCGATGCTCCCGGAGGTGCGGCCGTCGAGCGGCGATTTTGGCACGGTCGATCCCGCGCTGCTCGGGGCGCCCATCCCGATCGCGGGCTGCGCGGGCGACCAGCAGGCGGCGGCCTTCGGCCAGGGCTGCGTCAGCGACGGCAAAGCGAAGACGACCTACGGCACCGGCGCGTTCCTGATTTTCTCGACCGGCGACCGGCCCGTGACGAGCGGCCGGGGACTATTGACCACGCTTGGCTGCCCGGCCGCGGCGGGAGGACCGCCGACCTACGCGCTGGAGGGCTCCGTGTTTCTCGCTGGCGGCCTGGTCGGCTGGCTGCGGGACGGCCTCGGCCTCGTGGCCAAGGCGGCCGACATCGAGCCCCTCGCTGCTGGCGTGCCCGACAGCGGCGGCGTGGTGATCGTGCCGGCGCTCACCGGGCTTGGCGCCCCGCACTGGGACCCGCACGCCCGCGGCCTGATCATCGGCCTGTCGCGGGCCACGCACCGCGGCCACATCGCCCGGGCGGCGCTGGAGGCGATCGCCTGCTCGGTAGCCGACGTCGTCGAGTGCATGGAGGCCGACGCGGGCCGGCCGCTCGACCGGCTGCGGGTGGACGGCGGCGCGACCGCCAACGATCTCCTGATGCAACTCCAGGCCGACGTCCTCGGCCGGCCGGTCGATCGCCCCGCGGTGCTGGAGACGACGGCGCTCGGCGCCGCGCTTCTGGCGGGCATGGCCAGCGGCGTCTATGCAAGCGCCGAGTCCGTGGCGGCGGCGCGGCGGGTCGAGCGGTCGTTTACACCCGTGGCCGACGCGGCGGCGCGCACGCGGCTCCGCGAACGCTGGGCCGACGCGGTCGGCCGCAGCCGCGGCTGGGCGGCGCCGGGCCGCCCCGGATGA